Proteins encoded together in one Alteribacter keqinensis window:
- a CDS encoding ABC transporter ATP-binding protein, with amino-acid sequence MTINVQAQGVSVQNKEFSALSNVSFSLDPGKIYGLIGRNGAGKTTLLSLLASYQEPDRGKIKIDGENPFENERIMPQVTFIYNTKDNDHEYDTGREYLELAMLFRPDFDMDYANELAALFKLPLDKPLGKLSSGMQSALNVTIGLASRSPVTIFDEAYLGMDAPTRDLFYKEVLEEQARHQRTIILSTHLVSEMEYLFDEVLILHKGKLIAHEPIEDLISKGFSVTGASENIDVFVKDLKTLSTQRLGGTKSVMIYGSLSEQQLANAQRAGLEIGSVSLHDLFIQLTKDEEGK; translated from the coding sequence ATGACCATTAATGTTCAGGCGCAGGGTGTTTCGGTTCAAAATAAAGAATTTTCAGCTTTGAGTAATGTTTCTTTCAGCCTGGACCCGGGTAAAATCTATGGTTTGATCGGACGAAACGGTGCAGGTAAAACCACCCTTCTTTCCCTGCTGGCATCCTATCAGGAGCCGGATAGGGGAAAAATCAAAATTGACGGTGAAAATCCATTTGAAAATGAAAGGATTATGCCTCAGGTAACCTTTATTTATAATACAAAAGATAACGACCATGAATACGATACCGGTAGAGAATATCTTGAGTTAGCGATGCTATTCCGCCCTGATTTTGACATGGATTATGCAAATGAACTGGCAGCGCTCTTTAAACTGCCCCTGGATAAACCTCTTGGAAAACTGTCGAGCGGGATGCAGTCAGCTTTAAATGTCACAATCGGACTGGCAAGCCGGTCTCCCGTTACCATTTTTGATGAAGCGTATCTTGGTATGGATGCACCGACCCGGGACCTCTTTTACAAGGAAGTACTTGAAGAGCAGGCCCGGCACCAGAGGACTATCATTTTGTCCACTCACTTAGTGTCTGAAATGGAATACCTGTTTGATGAAGTCCTGATTCTGCATAAAGGAAAGCTCATTGCTCATGAACCGATCGAAGACCTTATAAGCAAAGGTTTTTCAGTTACCGGAGCTTCCGAAAACATAGATGTTTTTGTTAAAGACCTGAAAACCTTAAGCACACAGCGACTTGGCGGGACAAAGTCTGTCATGATTTACGGTTCTTTATCCGAACAGCAGCTTGCAAATGCACAAAGAGCAGGTCTTGAAATAGGGTCCGTCTCCCTTCACGATCTGTTTATTCAACTTACCAAAGATGAGGAGGGAAAATAA
- a CDS encoding GNAT family N-acetyltransferase — MIEYKTDLEGITEEMLDGFFVGWPDAPSKGTHLRLLESSDKRVVALERGVAVGFITAVSDGVLSAYIPFLEVLPDYQGRGIGETLVKKMLEELDGLYMIDLMCDPELQPYYERLGMQRSHGMVVRNYQNQSGR, encoded by the coding sequence ATGATTGAATACAAAACGGATTTGGAAGGTATTACGGAAGAGATGCTGGATGGTTTTTTTGTTGGCTGGCCCGATGCACCGAGTAAAGGGACGCACCTTAGGCTGCTGGAGAGCAGTGATAAGCGTGTCGTTGCGCTGGAGCGCGGAGTGGCGGTTGGGTTTATTACAGCTGTTTCAGATGGTGTCCTCAGTGCATATATCCCTTTTCTGGAGGTGCTTCCAGACTATCAGGGAAGAGGGATTGGAGAGACGCTCGTCAAGAAAATGTTGGAGGAGTTGGATGGCCTGTATATGATTGACCTCATGTGTGATCCGGAACTGCAGCCTTACTATGAACGTCTCGGCATGCAGCGATCACACGGGATGGTAGTCAGAAACTATCAGAATCAGTCCGGAAGGTAG
- a CDS encoding TIGR04104 family putative zinc finger protein, with protein sequence MKLPRCWSCDYSFLWKELLVTGFRIKCPNCEKEQFVTAKARKRSGVFGPLVVVLMFVLMNGFSLNVWQSLLAGVVLLAVILSFSPFAYDFTDKDEPLF encoded by the coding sequence GTGAAGCTGCCGAGGTGCTGGTCGTGTGATTATTCGTTTTTGTGGAAGGAATTGCTCGTCACAGGGTTCAGAATAAAGTGCCCGAACTGTGAAAAGGAGCAGTTTGTGACGGCTAAAGCCAGAAAGCGGAGTGGTGTTTTTGGGCCGCTTGTGGTTGTTCTTATGTTTGTTTTGATGAACGGGTTCAGTCTGAATGTGTGGCAAAGCTTGCTGGCCGGGGTGGTTTTACTAGCTGTCATCCTGTCTTTCTCCCCTTTTGCTTATGACTTTACTGATAAGGATGAGCCTTTGTTTTAG
- a CDS encoding SDR family oxidoreductase, which translates to MEKSKNGRNEKGIMALDRQVAVITGTSSGFGYLTALALAERGYCVVGTVRDEESKQRLLREAESRGCGDCLAVLPLDVTDSRQVNDVRDEVKKRYGKVDVLINNAGYSLGGMTELVDMNEWRGQIETNVLGVVGITKAFLPMMRERRKGKIINLGSISGRFGFPGLAPYVTSKHALGGFSESLRLELLPFGIYVSLIEAGSFKTRIWEKGMANVTVEKDYEQYISKLYVNAEKTVEKAADPLDVVKLIERICGAEKPKFRYQVGKGVGLGIWLKSVLPWAVIEWAVKRKMK; encoded by the coding sequence GTGGAAAAAAGTAAAAACGGAAGAAACGAAAAGGGGATAATGGCTTTGGACAGGCAGGTAGCAGTGATCACTGGAACGAGCAGCGGCTTCGGGTATCTGACTGCACTCGCCCTGGCAGAAAGGGGATACTGTGTAGTCGGGACGGTCCGGGATGAGGAAAGTAAACAGAGACTTCTGAGGGAAGCGGAGAGCCGGGGCTGCGGAGATTGTCTGGCAGTTTTACCACTCGATGTGACCGATTCCAGACAAGTGAATGACGTGAGGGATGAAGTTAAAAAACGTTATGGGAAAGTGGACGTGCTGATTAATAATGCAGGCTACAGTCTAGGTGGAATGACGGAGCTTGTGGACATGAATGAGTGGCGCGGGCAGATTGAGACCAACGTTTTAGGCGTGGTAGGTATTACGAAAGCGTTCCTGCCGATGATGCGGGAGCGGAGAAAAGGAAAAATTATTAATCTAGGAAGCATAAGCGGAAGGTTTGGGTTTCCGGGCCTTGCTCCCTACGTAACTTCAAAGCATGCTCTTGGTGGTTTCAGCGAGTCGTTGAGGCTGGAACTGCTGCCGTTCGGTATTTATGTAAGCCTGATCGAAGCCGGTTCGTTTAAAACCCGGATTTGGGAAAAGGGAATGGCAAACGTTACGGTTGAGAAGGATTATGAACAATACATAAGTAAGTTATATGTAAATGCCGAGAAGACGGTGGAGAAGGCTGCCGATCCGCTGGATGTGGTGAAGTTAATTGAGAGAATCTGTGGAGCTGAAAAGCCGAAATTTCGCTATCAGGTCGGAAAAGGAGTCGGGCTAGGCATTTGGCTGAAGAGTGTTTTGCCCTGGGCTGTGATTGAATGGGCAGTAAAAAGGAAGATGAAGTAG